The following coding sequences are from one Mycolicibacterium crocinum window:
- a CDS encoding ParA family protein: protein MPALTIVVANLKGGSTKTTTAAFVLHALAEAGLPALGVDADGENESLLAWSETGEWSIPVIGMPVADLHRKLPGVIGDRYDAVVIDTPPMKERRGVVASAIRIATHVLVPMAPTGMEYARIPAIRELVEEAGALAVTPPQLAVVLTRTVSNAASTDVYRQMLTDDGVRVLQPTVGRLERYAQAFGLPITNAASTAYGDIAEELTSIEVQ, encoded by the coding sequence ATGCCTGCCCTGACCATCGTCGTCGCAAATCTCAAAGGCGGCTCGACTAAAACCACCACTGCCGCTTTCGTCCTCCACGCCCTGGCCGAGGCCGGCCTACCAGCTCTAGGCGTAGATGCCGACGGGGAAAATGAATCACTGCTGGCGTGGTCAGAAACAGGGGAGTGGTCCATACCAGTTATCGGCATGCCGGTGGCCGACCTTCACCGCAAGCTGCCTGGCGTTATTGGTGACCGGTACGACGCCGTCGTCATCGACACCCCGCCCATGAAAGAACGACGTGGTGTCGTGGCCTCCGCTATCCGCATAGCCACCCACGTCCTCGTGCCTATGGCTCCGACCGGCATGGAGTACGCACGTATCCCGGCAATCCGTGAACTCGTTGAAGAAGCGGGCGCCCTCGCGGTCACACCCCCTCAACTCGCCGTTGTCCTGACCCGCACTGTGTCCAACGCGGCCAGCACCGACGTCTACCGGCAGATGCTCACCGACGACGGTGTCCGAGTCCTACAGCCGACCGTCGGCCGATTGGAGCGATACGCCCAAGCATTCGGCCTACCAATCACGAACGCCGCCAGCACCGCCTACGGCGATATCGCTGAGGAGCTCACCAGCATTGAAGTTCAGTAA